The following nucleotide sequence is from Apodemus sylvaticus chromosome 2, mApoSyl1.1, whole genome shotgun sequence.
TGATTAATCGATGCATAAATAATCACAGTATCAATAGAAATTAAGACCTTGAATCATAGCACGTCATGGTAAACTAACCACACTGGTGTTTCATTTTAGGCTTGACCAGCCCAAACTTCTTGGTTTGGGCCGAGGCTGCTTTGGGCAGCAGTTAATCCAGGATTATTTCAGTGATACATTTGGATTGAATGAAGTATTTATGTATATCCATACATAGGGTAATCCAGATGTCCTATTATATCAGTAGAGTACTCGAAGTTTTGTGAGTCAGAGAAGATTGATGAAGAAGCTCCAGTGTATCTTCATTGATGAATAGATGCATAAATAATCATAGTATCAATAGAAATTAAGACCTTGACTCATAGCAAGTCATGGAACACTAACCACAGTTTTTTTCGTTTAAGGCTTGACCAGGCCACACTTCTTGGTTTGGGAAGAGGTTTCTTTGGGTAAGGGTTAATCTAAGATAATTCCATGTTACATTTGGATCCAAACTTCAAGTTCAGGGTCCGGCCTTTGCACATTTTCTTTACATATGGCCTGTCTTTCTCGAGGGTCAGGGTTTGGATAAGCAGTATGCTTTTTCTTCACTTGGTCCAGGCCTCTGACCTACATCTATATCTCCTTCTTGCTTAGGGCCCAGGCAGCTTAGAGGTCAGGGCAAAGGTCCATATCCCTTCTACTTTGACCTGACTtttcagggtcagggtcagggttcgGCCCAGACCCATATTCCGCCTTCTTGGGGCAAGGGCCGCTTCGGGTGACGGGTAGGCCCGGGCCTCCATTCCCCCTTCTTGGGGCAAGGGCCGCTTCGGGTGACGGGTAGGCCCGGGCCTCCATTCCCCCTTCTTGGGGCAAGGGCCGCTTCGGGTGACGGGTAGGCCCGGGCCTCCATTCCcccttcttgctggggcccgggccgcttcggggtgacgggtagGCCCGGGCCTCCATTCCcccttcttgctggggcccaggccgcttcggggtgacgggtagGCCCGGGCCTCCATTCCcccttcttgctggggcccgggccgcttcggggtgacgggtagGCCCGGGCCCCCATTCCcccttcttgctggggcccgggccgcttcggggtgacgggtagGCCCGGGCCCCCATTCcctcttcttgctggggcccgggacGCTTCGGGGTGActggtaggcccaggcccccattcccccttcttgctggggcccgggccgcttcggggtgactgGTAGGCCCAGGGCCCCATTCCcccttcttgctggggcccgggccgcttcggggtgactgGTAGGCCCAGGGCCCCATTCccccttctcgctggggcccgggccgcttcggggtgactgGTAGGCCCAGGGCCCCATTCccccttctcgctggggcccgggccgcttcgggtgACGGGGAGGACCAGGCCCCCATTCccccttctcgctggggccctgGCCGCTTCGGGTGACGGGGAGGACCAGGCCCCCATTCCCGCTTCTCGCTGGGGCCCTGGCCGCTTCGGGTGACGGGGAGGAccaggcccccattcctgcttctcgctggggcccgggccgattCTGGGTGACGGGGAGGAccaggcccccattcctgcttctcgctggggcccgggccgattCTGGGTGACGGGGAGGACCAGGCCGCCATTCCTGCTTCTCCCTGGGGCCCAGGCCGATTCTGGGTGACGGGGAGGACCAGGCcgccattcctccttctcgctggggcccgggccgattCTGGGTGACGGGGAGGACCAGGCcaccattcctccttctcgctggggcccgggccgattCTGGGTGACGGGGAGGACCAGGCcgccattcctccttctcgctggggcccgggccgattctgggtgacggggaggcccaggcccccattcctgcttctcgctggggcccgggccgattctgggtgacggggaggcccaggcccccattcctgcttctcgctggggcccgggccgcttcgggtgacggggaggcccaggcccccattcctcctctccctggggcccgggccgcttcgggtgacggggaggcccaggccaccattcctccttctcactggggcccgggccgcttcgggtgacggggaggcccaggccaccattcctccttctcgctggggcccgggccgcttcggggtgacggggaggcccaggcccccattcctccttctcgctggggcccgggccgattcggggtgacggggaggcccaggcccccattcctccttctcgctggggcccgggccgattcggggtgacggggaggcccaggcccccattcctccttctcgctggggcccgggccgcttcggggtgacggggaggcccaggcccccattcctccttctcgctggggcccgggccgcttcggggtgacggggaggcccaggcccccattcctccttctcgctggggcccgggccgcttcggggtgacggggaggcccaggcccccattcctccttctcgctggggcccgggccgcttcggggtgacggggaggcccaggcccccattcctccttctcgctggggcccgggccgcttcggggtgacggggaggcccaggcccccattccttcttctcgctggggcccgggccgcttcggggtgagggggaggcccaggcccccattccttcttctcgctggggcccgggccgcttcggggtgagggggaggcccaggcccccattcctccttctcgctggggcccgggccgcttcggggtgagggggaggcccaggcccccattcctccttctcgctggggcccgggccgcttcggggtgagggggaggcccaggcccccattcctccttctcgctggggcccgggccgcttcggggtgagggggaggcccaggcccgcattcctccttctcgctggggcccgggccgcttcggggtgagggggaggcccaggcccccattcctccttctcgctggggcccgggccgcttcggggtgagggggaggcccaggcccccattcctccttctcgctggggcccgggccgcttcggggtgagggggaggcccaggcccccattcctccttctcgctggggcccgggccgcttcggggtgacggggaggcccaggcccccattcctccttctcgctggggcccgggccgcttcggggtgacggggaggcccaggcccccattcctccttctcgctggggcccgggccgcttcggggtgacggggaggcccaggcccccattcctcctcctcgctggggcccgggccgcttcggggtgacggggaggcccaggcccccattcctcctcctcgctggggcccgggccgcttcggggtgacggggaggcccaggcccccattcctcctcctcgctggggcccgggccgcttcggggtgacggggaggcccaggcccccattcctcctcctcgctggggcccgggccgcttcggggtgacgggtaggcccaggcccccattcctcctcctcgctggggcccgggccgcttcggggtgacgggtaggcccaggcccccattcctccttctcgctggggcccgggccgcttcggggtgacgggtaggcccaggcccccatttctccttctcgctggggcccgggccgcttcggggtgacgggtaggcccaggcccccattcctccttctcgctggggcccgggccgcttcggggtgacgggtaggcccaggcccccattccttcttctcgctggggcccgggctgcttcggggtgacggggaggcccaggcccccattcctccttctcgctggggcccgggccgcttcggggtgagggggaggcccaggcccccattcctgcttctcgctggggcccgggccgcttcggggtgagggggaggcccaggcccccattcctgcttctcgctggggcccgggccgcttcggggtgagggggaggcccaggcccacATTCctgcttctcgctggggcccgggccgcttcggggtgacggggaggcccaggcccccattcctgcttctcgctggggcccgggccgcttcggggtgacggggaggcccaggcccccattccttcttctcgctggggcccgggccgcttcggggtgacggggaggcccaggcccccattccttcttctcgctggggcccgggccgcttcggggtgacggggaggcccaggcccccattccttcttcttgctggggcccgggccgcttcggggtgacgggtaggcccaggcccccattccttcttcttgctggggcccgggccgcttcggggtgacgggtaggcccaggcccccattccttcttcttgctggggcccgggccgcttcggggtgacgggtaggcccaggcccccattccttcttcttgctggggcccgggccgctaaggggtgaggggtaggcccaggcccccattccttcttcttgctggggcccgggccgctaaggggtgaggggtaggcccaggcccccattccttcttcttgctggggcccgggcctctAAGGGGTGAGGatgaggcccaggcccccattccttcttcttgctggggcccgggcctctaaggggtgacggggaggcccaggcccccattcctgcttctcgctggggcccgggccgcttcggggtgacggggaggcccaggcccccattccggcttctcgctggggcccgggccgattctgggtgacggggaggcccaggcccccattcctgcttctcgctggggcccgggccgattctgggtgacggggaggcccaggcccccattcctgcttctcgctggggcccgggccgattCTGGGTGAcagggaggcccaggcccccattcctgctTCTCGCTGGAGCCCGGGCCGATtctgggtgacggggaggcccaggcccccattcctgcttctcgctggggcccgggccgattctgggtgacggggaggcccaggcccccattccttcttctcgctggggcccgggccgattctgggtgacggggaggcccaggcccccattccttcttctcgtggggcccgggccgcttcggggtgacggggaggcccaggcccccattccttcttctagctggggcccgggccgcttcggggtgacggggaggcccaggcccccattccttcttctcgctggggcccgggccgcttcggggtgacggggaggcccaggcccccattcctgcttctcgctggggcccgggccgattctgggtgacggggaggcccaggcccccattcatgcttctcgctggggcccgggccgattctgggtgacggggaggcccaggcccccattcctccttctcgctgggtcCCGGGCCGATtctgggtgacggggaggcccaggcccccattcctccttctcgctgggtcCCGGGCCGATtctgggtgacggggaggcccaggcccccattcctccttctcgctggggcccgggccgcttcggggtgacggggaggcccaggccaccattcctccttctcgctggggcccgggccgcttcggggtgacggggaggcccaggccacaattcctccttctcgctggggcccgggccgcttcggggtgacggggaggcccaggccaccattcctccttctcgctggggcaagggccgcttcggggtgacggggaggcccaggccaccattcctccttctcgctggggcaagggccgcttcggggtgacggggaggcccaggccaccattccttcttctcgctggggcccgggccgcttcggggtgactgggaggcccaggccaccattgcttcttctcgctggggcccgggccgcttcggggtgactgggaggcccaggccaccattgcttcttctcgctggggcccgggccgcttcggggtgacggggaggcccaggccaccattgcttcttctcgctggggcccgggccgcttcggggtgacggggaggcccaggccaccattgcttcttctcgctggggcccgggccgcttcggggtgacggggaggcccaggccaccattcctgcttctcgctggggcccgggccgattctgggtgacggggaggcccaggcccccattcctgcttctcgctggggcccgggccgattctgggtgacggggaggcccaggccctcaTTCCTGCTTCTCGCTGGGTCCTGGGCCGATtctgggtgacggggaggcccaggcccccattcctccttctcgctggggcccgggccgattctgggtgacggggaggcccaggcccccattcctccttctcgctggggcccgggccgcttcggggtgacggggaggcccaggcccccattccttcttcttgctggggcccgggccgcttcggggtgacgggtaggcccaggcccccattccttcttcttgctggggcccgggccgctaaggggtgaggggtaggcccaggcccccattccttcttcttgctggggcccgggccgctaaggggtgaggggtaggcccaggcccccattccttcttcttgctggggcccgggcctctAAGGGGTGAGGatgaggcccaggcccccattccttcttcttgctggggcccgggcctctaaggggtgacggggaggcccaggcccccattcctgcttctcgctggggcccgggccgcttcggggtgacggggaggcccaggcccccattccggcttctcgctggggcccgggccgattctgggtgacggggaggcccaggcccccattcctgcttctcgctggggcccgggccgattctgggtgacggggaggcccaggcccccattcctgcttctcgctggggcccgggccgattCTGGGTGAcagggaggcccaggcccccattcctgctTCTCGCTGGAGCCCGGGCCGATtctgggtgacggggaggcccaggcccccattcctgcttctcgctggggcccgggccgattctgggtgacggggaggcccaggcccccattccttcttctcgctggggcccgggccgattctgggtgacggggaggcccaggcccccattccttcttctcgtggggcccgggccgcttcggggtgacggggaggcccaggcccccattccttcttctagctggggcccgggccgcttcggggtgacggggaggcccaggcccccattccttcttctagctggggcccgggccgcttcggggtgacggggaggcccaggcccccattccttcttctcgctggggcccgggccgcttcggggtgacggggaggcccaggcccccattcctgcttctcgctggggcccgggccgattctgggtgacggggaggcccaggcccccattcctgcttctcgctggggcccgggccgattctgggtgacggggaggcccaggcccccattcctccttctcgctgggtcCCGGGCCGATtctgggtgacggggaggccc
It contains:
- the LOC127677263 gene encoding collagen alpha-1(VIII) chain-like, encoding MAAWSSPSPRIGPGPSEKEEWWPGPPRHPESARAPARRRNGGLVLPVTQNRPGPQGEAGMAAWSSPSPRIGPGPSEKQEWGPGPPRHPESARAPARSRNGGLVLPVTRSGQGPSEKREWGPGPPRHPKRPGPQREGGMGAWSSPSPEAARAPARRGNGALGLPVTPKRPGPQREGGMGPWAYQSPRSGPGPSKKGEWGPGPTSHPEAQEEGMGARAYPSPRSGPGPSKKGEWGPGPTRHPEAARAPARRGNGGPGLPVTPKRPGPQQEGGMEARAYPSPRSGPGPSKKGEWRPGPTRHPKRPLPQEGGMEARAYPSPEAALAPRRGNGGPGLPVTRSGPCPKKAEYGSGPNPDPDPEKSGQSRRDMDLCPDL